A stretch of Ligilactobacillus faecis DNA encodes these proteins:
- a CDS encoding Alp7A family actin-like protein has translation MELFALDLGNKQTKLKSNKAEYVLPSQILNENDLPQQLGNLGNLGIKRDITMYKTPFDEQKWAWGTDLVNLKLDDYLQDTLMYRDRYSNHTFKLLANFALGLLATDFEKAKNEIMSVTVVAGVPTEDYNSKEQLRGLAEVLKGQHQVEIDGTTVNVKVETVLIIPQPIGTFYNVLLDDEGNLKREGLLDERVGIIDIGGGTILIDTLLNFEFDKKARKQYSTGANDLYEAIASRIEDNVSLYQIEKLVRAGIAEKQFSYKFSKNNILDITGIVEQEIKSFSQRLVSQLRSTFKDIKSIDTLIITGGTSNIIDQSMIRAVFEKVIFVDDAEMANVRGFYKYGFTEVGE, from the coding sequence ATGGAACTTTTTGCATTGGATTTAGGAAATAAGCAAACAAAATTAAAGAGCAACAAGGCAGAATATGTGTTGCCTTCACAGATCTTAAATGAAAATGATCTCCCACAACAATTAGGAAATCTAGGTAATTTGGGTATCAAACGGGATATTACGATGTATAAAACCCCGTTTGATGAACAAAAATGGGCTTGGGGAACTGACTTGGTTAATTTAAAGCTAGATGATTATTTACAAGATACATTGATGTATCGCGATCGTTATAGCAATCATACGTTTAAATTATTGGCCAATTTTGCACTTGGACTTTTAGCTACTGATTTTGAAAAAGCAAAAAATGAAATTATGTCCGTTACAGTAGTTGCTGGTGTGCCAACAGAAGATTATAACAGCAAAGAGCAACTAAGGGGCTTAGCTGAAGTTTTAAAGGGGCAGCATCAAGTTGAAATCGATGGGACAACAGTAAACGTGAAAGTTGAGACCGTGTTGATCATACCGCAACCTATAGGGACATTTTACAATGTCTTATTAGATGATGAAGGGAATTTGAAGCGTGAGGGGCTTTTAGATGAAAGAGTTGGAATCATCGATATTGGCGGTGGTACGATCTTGATCGATACATTATTGAACTTTGAATTTGATAAAAAAGCGCGTAAACAATATTCGACCGGGGCAAATGATCTTTATGAAGCGATCGCCAGTCGTATCGAAGATAATGTGAGCTTATACCAAATAGAGAAATTGGTTCGTGCGGGGATCGCAGAAAAGCAATTTTCCTATAAGTTTTCTAAGAATAATATCTTGGACATTACAGGAATTGTTGAACAAGAAATCAAAAGTTTTAGTCAACGTTTAGTTAGCCAGTTACGTAGCACATTCAAGGACATTAAGAGCATCGATACTTTGATCATCACTGGAGGAACGTCAAATATCATTGATCAAAGTATGATAAGAGCAGTTTTTGAAAAGGTGATCTTTGTTGATGATGCAGAAATGGCAAACGTTCGTGGCTTTTATAAATATGGTTTTACTGAGGTCGGTGAATAG
- a CDS encoding Rpn family recombination-promoting nuclease/putative transposase, producing the protein MDKNRELKLEEKWQKAGFKDNIIFTWILSENEDICLELLQMILPELNITSIYDIRSEYTTKNSSVFRGVRFDVYVKDVTGRMYDIEMQIANHHDLGKRMSYYQSNLVSRSLKSGQSFVEKVDTYVIFICDFDFGGLGLPKYTTSLILEQTKERVETGEHNIVLNAKAEKFSGTSASLKAFLKFVNNGIPTDSFTEKIEKSIHELKSDTGKKVSFMDYEQNLATERYYARKEGIQEGQEKVLEKAIKKLIGKGYNKEKVIETVADFNDIERDEVEKIYDKMFVK; encoded by the coding sequence ATGGATAAAAACCGAGAGCTAAAATTGGAAGAAAAGTGGCAAAAAGCTGGTTTTAAGGACAATATTATATTCACTTGGATATTGTCAGAAAATGAGGATATTTGTTTGGAACTTCTGCAAATGATATTGCCCGAATTAAATATCACGAGTATTTACGATATTAGAAGTGAATATACCACAAAAAATAGTTCCGTCTTTCGTGGGGTGAGATTTGATGTTTATGTAAAAGATGTTACGGGTCGCATGTACGATATTGAAATGCAGATAGCTAATCATCATGATTTAGGAAAAAGAATGTCTTATTATCAAAGTAACTTAGTAAGTCGCTCCCTAAAGTCTGGACAGTCATTCGTAGAAAAAGTAGATACATATGTTATATTTATCTGTGATTTTGACTTTGGCGGTCTTGGGCTACCTAAGTACACAACTAGTTTAATTCTTGAACAGACAAAAGAAAGAGTTGAAACAGGCGAACATAATATCGTTTTGAACGCAAAAGCAGAAAAGTTTTCAGGTACATCAGCAAGTTTGAAGGCATTTTTAAAATTTGTTAACAATGGTATCCCAACCGATAGTTTTACAGAAAAGATAGAAAAAAGTATACATGAACTGAAGTCAGATACAGGAAAGAAGGTGAGTTTTATGGACTATGAACAAAACCTTGCAACAGAGCGTTACTATGCAAGAAAAGAAGGCATTCAAGAAGGACAAGAAAAAGTGCTTGAAAAAGCGATAAAAAAATTAATCGGTAAGGGCTATAACAAAGAAAAAGTTATAGAAACTGTTGCTGATTTTAATGATATTGAGCGTGATGAGGTAGAAAAAATTTACGACAAAATGTTTGTGAAGTAA